Proteins encoded together in one Vitis vinifera cultivar Pinot Noir 40024 chromosome 4, ASM3070453v1 window:
- the LOC100257355 gene encoding protein POLLENLESS 3-LIKE 2 — translation MQDMWNVPPGFRPSTSAPSSPAKPIGVSRTRSDSFHVTHKVPVGDTPYVRAKKVQLVDKDPEKAIPLFWSAINAGDRVDSALKDMAIVMKQQNRAEEAIEAIKSLRSRCSDQAQESLDNILLDLYKRCGRLDDQIALLRHKLFLIQQGMAFNGKRTKTARSQGKKFQVSVGQEATRLLGNLGWALMQQNNYIEAEDAYRRALSMAPDNNKMCNLGICLMKQGRILEAKETLRRVKPAVADGPRGVDSHLKAFERARQMLLDLESEMLNKGSDPVEQSRLFDAFLSSSALWQPQPCKDQHTTNTIKSQDDFGDENFDTNRVMKVLSGQKIAKPTAVHANSLNVAALPFYSSKTTKDPIGKPLQESLKRTRSGHGANSIGVNETGAFRKPLMESMEPENKTRRRSLSPEENGDKWADFLPDSKEFEAALIAAVLGSATETGKKTVETGNSSGILQNKIESRFKVFQDITLSLSPRA, via the exons ATGCAAGACATGTGGAATGTTCCCCCTGGTTTCAGGCCCAGCACATCTGCGCCTTCGTCTCCCGCAAAGCCAATTGGGGTGTCAAGAACTCGCTCAGACTCCTTTCATGTCACCCACAAAGTCCCTGTTGGCGACACTCCTTATGTGAGAGCCAAAAAGGTTCAG TTGGTTGACAAGGACCCGGAAAAGGCAATTCCGCTATTTTGGTCCGCCATTAATGCTGGAGATCGAGTGGATAGTGCGCTCAAGGACATGGCCATTGTGATGAAGCAACAGAACAGGGCTGAAGAAGCCATTGAGGCTATTAAATCGCTGCGAAGTCGTTGTTCAGATCAAGCCCAAGAGTCTCTTGATAATATCCTTCTGGATCTGTACAAG AGATGCGGGAGATTGGATGATCAAATTGCACTTTTGAGGCACAAATTGTTCTTGATTCAACAAGGGATGGCTTTCAATGGGAAGCGCACCAAGACTGCCAGATCCCAAGGGAAAAAATTTCAGGTGTCCGTGGGACAAGAAGCGACTCGGTTACTG GGGAACTTAGGATGGGCATTGATGCAGCAGAACAACTATATCGAAGCAGAAGATGCCTACAGGCGGGCACTTTCCATGGCTCCAGATAATAACAAGATGTGCAATCTGGGTATCTGCTTGATGAAGCAAGGGAGGATTCTGGAAGCCAAAGAAACCCTTAGAAGAGTGAAACCGGCTGTTGCAGATGGCCCGAGAGGTGTAGATTCCCACCTCAAAGCATTTGAGAGGGCACGGCAGATGCTGCTTGACCTTGAGTCTGAAATGTTGAATAAGGGAAGCGACCCTGTCGAGCAGAGTCGGCTCTTTGATGCCTTCCTCAGTTCTTCAGCGCTCTGGCAGCCTCAGCCTTGTAAGGACCAGCACACAACGAATACAATCAAATCTCAAGATGATTTTGGGGATGAGAACTTCGACACCAACAGAGTCATGAAGGTTCTTTCTGGACAGAAGATTGCCAAACCAACGGCTGTTCATGCGAACTCACTCAACGTCGCGGCATTGCCATTCTACTCATCAAAGACGACCAAGGACCCAATTGGAAAACCACTGCAGGAGTCCCTTAAGAGAACAAGATCAGGGCATGGTGCTAATTCGATAGGAGTGAATGAAACGGGGGCGTTCAGAAAGCCCTTAATGGAATCCATGGAACCAGAAAATAAGACTAGAAGGCGATCTCTTTCACCCGAAGAAAATGGGGACAAGTGGGCAGACTTTCTGCCAGACAGCAAGGAGTTTGAAGCGGCTCTTATTGCTGCAGTTCTGGGTTCAGCCACTGAAACAGGGAAGAAGACTGTGGAGACTGGAAACAGTTCTGGAATTTTACAGAATAAGATTGAGAGTAGGTTTAAAGTCTTTCAAGACATAACACTCTCTCTGAGCCCAAGAGCCTAA